The Vibrio sp. SNU_ST1 genome has a segment encoding these proteins:
- a CDS encoding TolC family outer membrane protein, whose amino-acid sequence MKLFKLSIMSCLVAATPLAAQTLEQSVAITLATNPEIKSIFNEYVSVRKRNDASGGAYRPSIDLDAGIGYEGINPAPNNGPDTDLTRKEATISLTQLLWDGSSTLNDIDRTAAEAESVRLQLIADAEDKALEVTQIYLDAVKATEVLALSESNLAIHKKIYKDIKKRASSGIGSTADVSQVEARIAKAHGNLLAAQNNLIDTHTQFRRVVGQEPLGLIYPRADISWIPLSLSDALVDALDKHPVIKIAAADVDAAHFQYKQSKGVNYPTFSIEASQSWRDDAGGDEGSSQETLAMLRMRYNLYNGGADSANSEASAYQLNKAKDLRDRAYRQVEEGLRLSWSALDLTLQQKNFLSDHVDSASETVIAYEKQYRIGKRTLLDLLNTENELFEARKDYLDAHYSEQYAKYRVMNATGSLLNALLVDIPEEWTTAVEY is encoded by the coding sequence TTGAAATTGTTTAAGTTATCCATAATGAGTTGCTTAGTTGCTGCAACACCACTCGCCGCTCAAACTCTGGAACAGTCAGTGGCTATTACCTTGGCAACCAATCCAGAGATAAAAAGCATCTTTAACGAATATGTGAGCGTTAGAAAGCGTAATGACGCCTCTGGTGGGGCATACAGGCCCAGTATCGACCTTGATGCCGGTATTGGTTATGAAGGTATAAACCCTGCACCAAATAACGGTCCAGACACAGATCTAACAAGAAAGGAAGCAACGATTTCCCTCACTCAATTGCTGTGGGACGGTTCCTCTACTCTGAACGATATTGACCGTACCGCTGCAGAAGCCGAGTCAGTTCGTTTGCAATTGATAGCAGATGCCGAAGACAAAGCACTGGAGGTAACACAAATATATCTCGACGCAGTAAAAGCGACTGAGGTACTGGCGCTGTCAGAAAGTAACCTTGCGATACACAAGAAAATCTATAAAGACATAAAAAAACGAGCGAGTTCAGGCATAGGTTCTACCGCAGACGTTTCGCAGGTAGAAGCTAGGATTGCCAAAGCTCATGGTAACTTATTGGCCGCCCAGAATAATTTGATCGACACACATACCCAATTTAGAAGGGTTGTAGGACAAGAACCACTAGGTCTGATTTACCCGAGGGCCGATATATCTTGGATTCCACTGTCATTGTCAGATGCCCTAGTTGATGCTTTAGATAAACACCCTGTAATTAAAATAGCGGCGGCAGATGTCGACGCAGCACATTTTCAATACAAACAGTCCAAAGGCGTAAACTACCCTACATTCTCTATAGAAGCGTCTCAGTCATGGCGTGATGATGCAGGAGGCGATGAAGGTTCAAGTCAAGAAACGCTCGCAATGCTGAGAATGCGGTATAACTTGTATAACGGTGGTGCAGACAGCGCGAATTCAGAAGCTTCTGCTTACCAACTAAATAAGGCGAAAGATCTTAGAGATCGTGCTTATCGCCAAGTCGAAGAAGGACTTCGCCTCTCATGGAGCGCCTTAGATCTCACACTGCAACAGAAAAACTTTTTGTCCGATCATGTTGATTCAGCTTCAGAAACCGTTATCGCCTATGAAAAACAATACCGTATAGGAAAGCGTACTCTGCTTGACCTGCTCAACACTGAGAACGAACTATTTGAAGCCCGTAAAGATTATCTGGATGCCCATTATTCGGAGCAGTACGCTAAATACCGAGTGATGAACGCAACAGGTTCTTTATTGAATGCTCTGTTGGTTGATATACCAGAAGAGTGGACAACGGCCGTGGAGTATTAA
- a CDS encoding OmpA family protein, which yields MMKITYLLLPVLTMTLFACSNQSREAYIETPEAEQIADLQDDDKDGVVNARDTCPGTPETSQVDNDGCGETIRAEEVRQLKILFAHDSFEVNPIFSSQISTMAEFLENYKSASIEIQGYASKVGSNEYNLDLSKKRANNVQDELLSNGIEPERVRIVGYGEERLENDGDDPTSHALNRKVTATVVGLSEQIVEEWTIFTTLEK from the coding sequence ATGATGAAAATAACTTACTTATTACTTCCCGTATTAACGATGACTTTATTTGCCTGCTCCAATCAGTCGCGAGAAGCCTACATCGAGACGCCCGAAGCTGAACAAATTGCCGATCTGCAAGACGATGATAAAGATGGTGTAGTAAACGCGCGAGATACCTGCCCTGGTACACCAGAAACATCACAAGTCGACAATGATGGCTGTGGTGAAACAATTAGAGCAGAAGAAGTACGACAGCTAAAAATACTCTTTGCTCATGACTCATTTGAAGTAAACCCAATATTTTCTAGCCAAATTAGCACCATGGCAGAATTTCTTGAAAACTACAAAAGCGCTTCAATTGAAATCCAAGGTTACGCCAGTAAAGTGGGGTCCAACGAATACAACTTAGACTTGTCAAAGAAACGAGCAAACAATGTACAAGACGAGTTACTTTCGAATGGTATAGAACCGGAGCGCGTGAGAATTGTTGGCTATGGTGAAGAACGCTTAGAAAACGATGGTGACGACCCTACCTCACACGCACTGAACCGTAAGGTAACCGCGACCGTAGTTGGGTTAAGTGAGCAGATCGTTGAAGAGTGGACCATTTTTACCACACTAGAAAAATAG
- the nhaA gene encoding Na+/H+ antiporter NhaA, whose amino-acid sequence MTDVIRDFFKLESAGGIILVIAAAIAMFVANSPLNEMYQGVLHSYVLGMSVSHWINDGLMAVFFLLIGLEVKRELLEGALKSKETAIFPAIAAVGGMLAPALIYVLFNSSNPEALQGWAIPAATDIAFALGIMALLGNRVPVSLKVFLLALAIIDDLGVVVIIALFYSGDLSTLALTVGFIATGVLFMLNNKHVTKLSVYLIVGAILWFAVLKSGVHATLAGVVIGFAIPLKGNKGERSPLKHLEHALHPYVAFAILPIFAFANAGISLEGISISNLTGMLPLGIAMGLLVGKPLGIFLFSWGAVKTGVAKLPEGVNFMNIFAVSVLCGIGFTMSIFISSLAFGPTNADFDTLARLGILMGSTTAAILGYFLLSISLPKTKQHEVKL is encoded by the coding sequence ATGACCGACGTCATCCGTGACTTCTTTAAATTGGAATCTGCTGGCGGCATCATACTAGTCATCGCTGCGGCGATCGCAATGTTTGTAGCAAACTCACCATTGAACGAAATGTACCAAGGGGTACTGCACAGCTATGTTCTTGGTATGTCTGTATCACACTGGATTAACGATGGCTTAATGGCTGTCTTCTTCCTTCTAATTGGCTTAGAAGTTAAGCGCGAACTGTTAGAAGGTGCATTAAAGTCTAAAGAGACAGCAATCTTCCCAGCTATCGCAGCGGTGGGTGGTATGCTAGCTCCTGCACTTATTTACGTGCTATTCAATTCAAGTAACCCTGAAGCGCTTCAAGGTTGGGCTATCCCAGCTGCAACTGATATCGCTTTCGCATTGGGTATCATGGCTCTTCTTGGTAACCGTGTACCGGTAAGTTTGAAGGTATTCCTACTAGCGTTGGCAATTATCGATGATCTAGGTGTTGTTGTTATCATTGCACTGTTCTACTCAGGCGATCTATCGACGCTTGCACTAACGGTTGGCTTCATTGCGACTGGTGTGTTGTTCATGCTAAACAACAAGCATGTAACTAAGCTGAGTGTTTACCTTATTGTTGGTGCAATTCTGTGGTTCGCAGTATTGAAGTCAGGTGTTCACGCAACATTGGCAGGTGTAGTCATTGGTTTTGCTATCCCACTGAAAGGCAATAAAGGAGAGCGTTCTCCGCTGAAGCACCTAGAACATGCTCTGCACCCATACGTCGCTTTTGCAATTTTGCCAATCTTCGCATTTGCAAACGCAGGTATATCACTAGAAGGCATCTCAATTTCAAATCTTACAGGTATGCTACCGCTTGGTATTGCTATGGGTCTATTGGTGGGTAAGCCACTGGGTATCTTCCTATTCAGCTGGGGTGCTGTGAAAACGGGCGTAGCTAAGCTTCCTGAAGGTGTGAACTTCATGAATATCTTCGCGGTATCTGTGTTGTGTGGTATTGGCTTTACGATGTCTATCTTTATTTCATCGCTAGCATTTGGACCAACGAACGCAGACTTTGATACGCTTGCTCGATTAGGTATCCTGATGGGGTCAACGACTGCAGCTATCTTAGGTTATTTCCTGCTAAGTATTTCTTTACCGAAAACGAAGCAACATGAAGTAAAGCTATAA
- a CDS encoding lipocalin-like domain-containing protein has product MRFNMLQRNGSKKLRHRFVSALLLIGFFGIILGVWAYYSYFVDVGDKGENEVNSVLVSEYFNVFEPVLPDRGVSLPRDFQFHPEFQHEWWHYFASLKGDDGKKYSVQWSFFRIATDERETRGWQSPQVYISNVVISSESKVWKEQRLARGGIGQAGMTSHPFRIWIDNWNWRALGNTPFPGRLQVQTDTFGLELDTIAKGPYVLNGDNGYQKKHDLLPVASYNFSAPFLSLSGVLNLDGVAKEVEGTAWVHKEWGSGLLGVGQQGWDWFVFNLDDGTALSINRYRHNQQLPYVFGTLATRSGKVYQLTDSDISIKPLQNTTLLNGRRMPLQWIINVPQHDINLTTRIKRRDMWLPFVIPYWEGPIMASGSHEATGFMQLTGY; this is encoded by the coding sequence ATGCGCTTTAATATGCTTCAACGAAATGGCTCAAAAAAACTCAGACACCGATTTGTTTCCGCTCTATTACTGATTGGTTTCTTTGGCATTATTTTAGGTGTATGGGCGTACTATTCCTATTTTGTCGATGTTGGCGATAAGGGCGAGAATGAGGTTAACTCAGTACTCGTAAGCGAATACTTCAATGTGTTTGAACCTGTATTACCAGACCGCGGCGTTTCGTTGCCTCGTGATTTCCAGTTCCATCCAGAATTCCAGCATGAGTGGTGGCATTATTTTGCTTCTCTAAAAGGGGATGATGGTAAAAAGTACTCGGTACAGTGGAGCTTCTTCCGTATAGCAACCGATGAGAGAGAAACTCGGGGGTGGCAAAGCCCGCAGGTTTATATTTCAAATGTGGTAATTTCGTCTGAATCTAAAGTTTGGAAAGAGCAGCGTTTGGCGCGTGGTGGCATTGGACAGGCGGGTATGACCAGTCATCCGTTTAGAATTTGGATTGACAACTGGAACTGGCGTGCTCTGGGTAACACACCGTTTCCAGGTCGCCTTCAAGTACAAACCGATACGTTTGGCCTTGAACTCGACACTATTGCGAAAGGGCCATACGTGCTCAACGGCGATAACGGCTATCAGAAAAAGCACGATTTATTGCCTGTCGCGTCTTATAACTTCAGTGCTCCATTTTTATCTTTGAGTGGGGTTTTGAATCTCGATGGTGTAGCCAAAGAAGTTGAAGGTACCGCGTGGGTACATAAAGAATGGGGTAGTGGTTTACTTGGAGTGGGTCAGCAAGGCTGGGATTGGTTCGTGTTTAATCTCGATGACGGTACTGCGCTGAGCATTAACCGCTATCGCCATAATCAACAATTGCCGTATGTGTTTGGAACATTGGCAACGCGTTCGGGCAAAGTATATCAGCTAACGGACTCCGATATTTCTATCAAGCCTTTACAGAATACGACGCTACTGAATGGTAGAAGAATGCCGCTCCAATGGATTATTAACGTGCCACAACACGATATCAATCTTACTACGCGTATCAAACGTAGAGATATGTGGCTGCCTTTTGTCATACCCTATTGGGAAGGGCCAATTATGGCGAGCGGAAGCCATGAAGCAACAGGCTTTATGCAGTTAACCGGCTACTAA